A genomic window from Halarsenatibacter silvermanii includes:
- a CDS encoding carbohydrate ABC transporter permease, translated as MFEDYNIKKVKFAYKLILPGLLWIALMLGIPLAYAFYQSFFEVSALLPEDTFIGLENYITAFKDTVVQQSFLRTIVFVFFTLTLSFATGMISALLLNRKITGKKLFRACLLIPFMVSGVAVGVSWQWIFTSDLGVLNNFLRFLGISPVSWLAQPNMAMFSVIVANTWRFYPFAFIILLAGMQQIEDMYYESAKIDGANRWQRFVHITLPMLKPQINITLIYLSFACFNQFDTIYSLTGGGPGEATEVLALNMYRTAFSRFDWGYGSALAILLFLMNAVLSLVYNKFLESEERA; from the coding sequence ATGTTCGAAGACTATAATATAAAAAAAGTAAAATTTGCTTATAAATTAATTCTTCCTGGTTTGCTCTGGATAGCCTTGATGCTTGGTATCCCGCTCGCCTATGCTTTTTATCAAAGTTTTTTCGAGGTCAGCGCTTTATTACCTGAAGACACATTTATAGGATTGGAAAATTATATTACAGCTTTTAAAGATACAGTTGTACAACAAAGTTTTTTGCGAACAATAGTTTTTGTATTTTTTACTTTGACACTTTCTTTTGCCACGGGGATGATTTCTGCACTTTTATTGAATAGGAAAATTACTGGCAAAAAGTTATTTAGAGCATGTTTGTTAATACCTTTTATGGTATCCGGCGTTGCTGTTGGGGTTAGCTGGCAATGGATATTCACTTCTGATTTAGGTGTTTTAAATAATTTTTTGAGATTTTTAGGGATTTCTCCCGTAAGCTGGCTGGCTCAGCCTAATATGGCTATGTTTTCAGTAATAGTGGCTAACACTTGGAGATTTTATCCTTTTGCTTTTATTATTTTATTAGCAGGTATGCAGCAAATTGAAGATATGTATTATGAATCTGCAAAGATTGATGGTGCAAATCGCTGGCAGAGATTTGTTCATATTACACTGCCTATGTTAAAACCTCAAATTAATATTACTTTAATATATTTATCTTTCGCTTGTTTTAATCAATTTGATACAATTTACTCCCTCACAGGAGGAGGGCCTGGAGAAGCAACAGAAGTCTTGGCATTAAATATGTACCGCACCGCTTTTTCACGTTTTGATTGGGGTTATGGCTCTGCCTTAGCTATCTTACTCTTTCTTATGAATGCTGTTTTAAGTTTGGTTTATAATAAATTTTTAGAATCAGAAGAAAGGGCGTGA